GCCAGCTACTCTCTGAATCGTCTCCATCATTTGCAGACTTTGACGAATCTCTCGGCCCTTTCCACCCCGCGTGCCATATCCAAGCAGATCCTCGCGGGCTGTCAAAAGCTCATAGGTATGAATGGGAACGGATTCTGAGAATTCCTCTTTCTTCCTCAGTTCATAGGCGATCTGTCCATGGACCAGATTAAAGTGCGGCTCCAACTGCACCAGATCGTGCTCGAATCGTGATGTGGGAACCCAAGCCATGATGATTTCAGTTGCTTATAGTATTCTCACAGccttattttcatttcccgGAAATGCTTTTCTCAAGTAGACTGCGCAAATATTTTCGAAGATTAGAAATTCAAAATCACACATTCCTATCGATAGCGATAAAAACGTTTAAACGCTTACAGGTGAATCGCAACTTATCGATTGTCAGTCGGCAAATAGAACAATAaacagttttttaattaatccAATTTGGTTTACTTAAGCAATAAGGATGATTTGTATGCGGCTCCGGGTGTTGCGTAATCTCAATCGCAGCGCTTTAAATGGATTTAGAAAAGATTACATCCGATCAACCGGTGTGAATGTCAATTATTCAGCTGTCAACTTTCCGGCCGCCATTAGAACGCTGAAAACTTTTAGCAATTCTATCCTAACCAAGGAACCGAAACCAATCTTTGCATTTATCGCATCTCAGCGGCAGTATTCTTGCGAAAAAGTAGGCAAAACAATGGAGGAGCACTGCGTAGTTCCGGATGTGATCGCCAAGGCACCGGCGCAGACAGCTGTGGTGGAATATCCCGGCGATATTGTCGTGAAGCCGGGTCAGGTCCTGACCCCCACCCAGGTGAAGGATGAGCCGTGCGTGAAATGGGAGGCGGACGCCAATAAGCTGTACACCCTCTGCATGACCGATCCGGATGCGCCCAGTCGCAAGGATCCCAAGTTTAGGGAGTGGCACCATTGGCTGGTGGGCAACATACCCGGTGGAGATGTCGCCAAGGGCGAGGTTCTCTCCGCCTACGTGGGATCCGGGCCTCCACCAGACACCGGACTCCATCGTTACGTTTTCCTGATCTACGAGCAGCGGTGCAAGCTCACATTCGACGAGAAGCGACTGCCCAATAACAGCGGAGATGGACGCGGTGGCTTCAAAATCGCCGAGTTCGCCAAGAAGTACGCCCTCGGCAATCCCATTGCCGGTAACCTCTACCAGGCTGAGTACGACGACTATGTGCCCATCCTCTACAAGCAGCTGGGCGCTTAGTTTCTACGCCAAAAACCATGCTTATATAAGCCAGTCTGAATTGGATTCAAATCTATTGTAACCTAGAAATTAAAGACACCTATGAACACTCTGTGAAACCCTCTGTTGCTGgcaataaaattgttaaagaCATATTAACTAAGCCACTGTATCTTATTacacattttcaatattttcatatCTTATCTTGTTAATTTGTCTGAAGTAATAATTCGGTTACCCTTTGCTGAGGCAAAACAGTTTCTGTGCTggttatgtatttattattcattccAATTACAATCTACTTCTTTATCAATAGGATTCTTCTAGCGTCATTTGTATACATACAGATTTCATGAACTTGAGTTTATATCTCGCCAAAATACATgctttgaagatacaagacaTAATTGCTATCGGACCTTCCAAATAGGAAGAACGTTTCTGATCAGTATTATAGTTATTTCCCAGGGCGCAAGAGACGCCCATCTGGGtaagttatttatttgtaaaagcATTGCGACATAATTACAATCTACTTCTTAAAGTCAAGAGGATGGTTCTTCATGTGTGCAATAATAAAGGTCTCTAATACAACTAGATGCAGACTCATACAATCCATAAAATAATGCTGAAGAAGAACCCACGCTCTATTTCCTCCTTTGATGGGTCCAGTGCATATTCGGCTGTTGAGAAGGAGGGGAGGTGTCTAGTTTCCAAATTACTTTACTCTATAGAGGGAAAGACAGTGCGATGGTCTTTCCATTCGGTTTCGCTGATTGCCTATAAAAAGCAAGGTCGGAGTTAGTTAGTATGAAATAGGCTGCATGACTATGTTACCAACTTACCACTAGCTCGTCGAAAGCCTGTTTGGCCAGCCAGTGGAAGCATGGACTCTTCCATTCGCGCGCAATCGCCTGCTGATCCTTGACGTCGTCCTCGGCGGTGGACTTGGAATTGGTAATGGCCTTGTACTTGGCCCACAGGAAGACCATGCTGCGCAACTTGTAAACCCACAGGTCATTGGGTATGCCGCGAATAATGTCCTGTATTTCCACCATGTTCAACTCCGTAAGGTTATCCAGGAAGGTGCGGTTCATCAACGTAAAGATCGTCTTCATTGTGTCGTACGGCACGTCGGCATTCTTCTCGAGACCAAAGTGTGCCGACTTTATGATAGCGTAAACCACCTGCTCTGTGGTTAGCTTGGGCAGATTGGGTAGGAAGCAATGCTCTAGATTCAAGTTCCCACACTCCAACAGTTGCTGGTCGATCTCCTCGCCAACATTCTTGTAGTCCTTCCACCAGTTGCCCCAATCATTATATTTCTTCGATTCGTTAAGCGGTGCCCAATCGGACCGTATGCGTTTCCTGTTGCGCTTTGCAATCTTGCGAGCCGACTTGGCGTCGTCGGCCACCGATTCGTCTTCCGAATCTTCGTTGAGCACTACGGCCGCCTCTACGAAGTCCTCCTCGGTGGCGTCCTGGTTTGTACTGTAATTGAAGGTTTGTTCGAAGAAGGTCAAGGCATATGAGTCCGCCTCCGGCTGTGGGAGCTTCTTCGGCTGATCGTTGAGATAGGGAATCTTGAATCCGCCAATAAGGAAACCGCGCTTGCGTGCCACGCGTCGCCATTTCTTGACCGACTTGGAGGCAGCCTCCGTTTCCAGCGGTGGAGGTGGGGCAACACGCTTCTGACCTGCAATGCATAACATATTAGGAACTTGTGTATGGTAAAACTATTCCTAGTTGCTTTGCAAAACTCTACTAAATGAATTGGAATAGTTAGAAGAAAGTTTTGTAATGCAACCTTACGAAATAGAACTGAATCTTACTAATTTGGACGGGGAATCCAGGAGCGTTTGGCGGCCTACTGGGCACTCCTGCTGGTTTGCCTCCTTGTGGTCCACCTTTCACTGCCTGCTGGCCAGTTCTAGGTGCCAGTGGTCCCGACTTCTGCAGCTGTGGTCCAGTTTTCAAGCCCTGTTGTCCAGTTCTCAAGCCCTGTGGTCCAGATCTCAATCCCTGTGGTCCAGCTCTTAATCCCTGTGGTCCAGTTCTTAATCCCTGTGGTCCTGTCCTGTTTGCCTGCGGTCCGGTCTTCACGGCTGGTGCGGCCACCGGTGGCTTCTTGTTGGTAACCGAGACCGTTTTCGAATTGGGTGTTACGTTATTGACTTTATACTGATTTGGTGCTGCAACGGGCAGCTTTTTCTGTACTCCAGTCGCATTGCCCGGACGCAGGTTGGCGGTCTTGTTGTTGCGCAGAGTGGGCGCACCTGCGCTTTTGACGATTTCAGCCTTCTGAGGATTGTTGCGCAAGTTCTGGACCGCCTTAGCGGCTGGCTGTGGAGCTGGCTTTCGAACAGATCCGCTGTTGTTCAGATTCATCTTCTGCAGCTGATTGCGCTTCGAGTTGAAGGCGCGCTGACCAGCTTCCCATCCAGAGCCACCGGAACCtactcctcctccgccgccggcaccgcctcctccaccaccgccgcttCTTCCTCCAcctccgccaccaccaccactgtTCGATTGATAGCCAGAGTTCTGGAACGATGATGATTGTGATTTGTTCCAGTTGTTGCGAGAGTCTTGGAAGGTGCGACTAATGTTGTTGCTAAAGCCGCCTCCGGAATTATTGTTGCCAAAGTTACCACCAGAGTTCGGTTTAAAACCTGGGCCTCCGGATCCTCCGACAGCCGGTCCGCGGTTGTTAAAGTTTCCAATATCCCTATTGTTGTCCCCAAAGTTTCCAGAGTTCTGGCCAAAGTTGTTGCTAAAGCCGCCTCCGGAATTATTGCTGCCAAAGTTGCCACCAGAGTTCGGGTTAAAGCCTGGGCCTCCGGATCCTCCGACAGCCGGTCCGCGGTTGTTAAAGTTTCCTATATCCCTATTGTTGTCCCCAAAGTTTCCAGAGTTCTGGCCAAAGTTGCCGTGATTTCCACTGCGTCCGTAGGAATCATTGAAACCGGAACGCTGGTCATCATAGTTAGGACCTCTGTTTGGGAAATTGTCATTGTTGAAGTTGCGTTGATTGTTTCCTCCAAACGAAGGACCACTGTTTCCACCAAAAGGGACATCGCTTCCTCCAAAGGAAGGTCCACTATTGCCCCCATAAGCGGGTCCATTGTTTCCACCAAAAGAGGGAGCATTGTTGCCGCCAAATGGCACTCCATCGTTGGGAACGAAATTACCGAATG
The sequence above is a segment of the Drosophila melanogaster chromosome 2L genome. Coding sequences within it:
- the CG6180 gene encoding uncharacterized protein, whose product is MICMRLRVLRNLNRSALNGFRKDYIRSTGVNVNYSAVNFPAAIRTLKTFSNSILTKEPKPIFAFIASQRQYSCEKVGKTMEEHCVVPDVIAKAPAQTAVVEYPGDIVVKPGQVLTPTQVKDEPCVKWEADANKLYTLCMTDPDAPSRKDPKFREWHHWLVGNIPGGDVAKGEVLSAYVGSGPPPDTGLHRYVFLIYEQRCKLTFDEKRLPNNSGDGRGGFKIAEFAKKYALGNPIAGNLYQAEYDDYVPILYKQLGA
- the CG5787 gene encoding uncharacterized protein, isoform B, translated to MDYRQMKNDAYGIGQRRGMGSSSGVGGGGGGGGGGMYSSNYGGGGSGANFGGGGNTSGRGGYGGTFGGGGYGVNRNTSPDGGNFSRGGGNYSNNSNSGGNNSYPRSGDGDRSGFNPSSNQRFGDNFQDKFRGGPSSNFGQANRGASNQSNVARLLEVENRMDCNPDVNYRGPQPQGSGDRFFNDEPRNQGSFGNFVPNDGVPFGGNNAPSFGGNNGPAYGGNSGPSFGGSDVPFGGNSGPSFGGNNQRNFNNDNFPNRGPNYDDQRSGFNDSYGRSGNHGNFGQNSGNFGDNNRDIGNFNNRGPAVGGSGGPGFNPNSGGNFGSNNSGGGFSNNFGQNSGNFGDNNRDIGNFNNRGPAVGGSGGPGFKPNSGGNFGNNNSGGGFSNNISRTFQDSRNNWNKSQSSSFQNSGYQSNSGGGGGGGGRSGGGGGGGAGGGGGVGSGGSGWEAGQRAFNSKRNQLQKMNLNNSGSVRKPAPQPAAKAVQNLRNNPQKAEIVKSAGAPTLRNNKTANLRPGNATGVQKKLPVAAPNQYKVNNVTPNSKTVSVTNKKPPVAAPAVKTGPQANRTGPQGLRTGPQGLRAGPQGLRSGPQGLRTGQQGLKTGPQLQKSGPLAPRTGQQAVKGGPQGGKPAGVPSRPPNAPGFPVQISQKRVAPPPPLETEAASKSVKKWRRVARKRGFLIGGFKIPYLNDQPKKLPQPEADSYALTFFEQTFNYSTNQDATEEDFVEAAVVLNEDSEDESVADDAKSARKIAKRNRKRIRSDWAPLNESKKYNDWGNWWKDYKNVGEEIDQQLLECGNLNLEHCFLPNLPKLTTEQVVYAIIKSAHFGLEKNADVPYDTMKTIFTLMNRTFLDNLTELNMVEIQDIIRGIPNDLWVYKLRSMVFLWAKYKAITNSKSTAEDDVKDQQAIAREWKSPCFHWLAKQAFDELVAISETEWKDHRTVFPSIE